The following proteins are co-located in the Microbulbifer sp. VAAF005 genome:
- a CDS encoding IS3 family transposase (programmed frameshift), producing MTRSNKPTKTTRKQYSEEYRKDALALALKVGVSVAAKQLGLHPSQIYGWRSKAKLHQSRGDAERELATENARLKRQLAEQAEELAIFKKGRSVLCKEPEMRYAFMQKHRHEFSIKAMAKVLNVSRSGFYDWVSRSAGQSRYQQYRMQLDSLVQQRFIASKERSGSPRLTKELASEGSKYNQKTIAASMRRQGLRAKAAKRYKATTYSKHGLPVAPNLLEQNFNAEGPNQKWAGDITYLRTEEGWLYLAVVIDLYSRLVIGWAMSETMTATLVCDALQMALWRRKKPTNVIVHTDRGSQYCSKDYQSLITAYGLRCSMSAKGNCYDNACAETFFHSLKVEAIHGNRFPTRCLMRETVFEYIEIDYNRNRLHSANGYLSPEAFEEQLVA from the exons ATGACAAGATCAAATAAACCAACCAAAACCACTCGTAAACAGTACTCAGAGGAATATAGAAAGGATGCCCTAGCACTTGCGCTCAAAGTTGGGGTAAGCGTTGCCGCTAAACAGCTTGGGTTACATCCTTCTCAGATTTACGGATGGCGAAGCAAGGCTAAGTTACATCAGAGCCGAGGGGATGCCGAGAGAGAGCTGGCCACAGAGAATGCTCGCCTTAAGCGGCAGCTGGCTGAGCAGGCAGAGGAGCTAGCGATCT TTAAAAAAGGCCGCAGCGTACTTTGCAAAGAGCCTGAAATGAGGTACGCCTTCATGCAAAAGCACAGGCATGAATTCAGCATCAAAGCGATGGCCAAGGTATTGAACGTATCTCGCAGTGGGTTTTACGACTGGGTGTCAAGATCGGCCGGCCAATCCAGGTACCAGCAGTACCGAATGCAGCTCGATAGCTTGGTACAGCAGCGCTTTATAGCCAGTAAAGAACGTAGTGGCTCTCCTCGCCTGACGAAGGAATTGGCCAGTGAGGGGAGTAAATATAATCAAAAAACAATTGCTGCCAGCATGCGTCGACAGGGCCTACGGGCTAAAGCCGCCAAGAGATATAAAGCCACAACCTATTCAAAACATGGTCTGCCAGTAGCTCCAAATCTGCTCGAGCAGAACTTCAATGCTGAAGGGCCGAATCAGAAATGGGCTGGGGATATAACCTACCTGCGAACGGAAGAAGGTTGGTTATATCTGGCTGTAGTGATAGACCTATATAGTCGGCTAGTTATTGGTTGGGCGATGTCAGAAACGATGACAGCTACATTGGTCTGTGACGCTCTTCAAATGGCTTTATGGCGACGTAAGAAACCTACGAATGTTATCGTGCATACTGACAGGGGAAGCCAGTATTGCTCTAAAGATTATCAATCTTTGATTACAGCTTATGGTCTGCGGTGCAGCATGAGCGCCAAAGGTAATTGCTATGATAACGCTTGTGCAGAAACATTCTTTCACTCACTTAAGGTAGAAGCAATCCATGGTAACCGCTTTCCCACAAGGTGCCTCATGCGAGAGACCGTATTTGAGTATATAGAGATAGACTACAATCGAAATCGCTTACACAGCGCCAATGGCTATCTCAGCCCTGAGGCGTTTGAGGAACAACTAGTCGCTTAG
- a CDS encoding DUF99 family protein — protein MKPLAELLRLRKQIRVIGFDDAPFEKRRGAPVKVSGIVCTKTRFEGMLWGQVSKDGMEATETLATLLKESKFYSQVNVVLTDGVAVGGFNIIDLPKLADILQRPCIALMRKPPDIQAIDKALQNFPDYLLRKETRMKAGSIHNYNNFHFQVQGCEPEIAAQVLEQTTDTGYVPEALRLAHMIGAAVMTGQSGKRA, from the coding sequence ATGAAGCCTCTGGCAGAATTATTACGATTAAGGAAGCAGATCCGAGTTATCGGTTTTGATGACGCCCCTTTTGAAAAACGAAGGGGTGCGCCGGTAAAAGTAAGCGGTATTGTCTGCACCAAAACTCGCTTTGAGGGGATGCTTTGGGGGCAGGTAAGCAAAGATGGGATGGAAGCTACAGAAACACTTGCCACACTGCTGAAAGAAAGTAAATTCTACAGCCAGGTAAATGTCGTATTGACCGATGGAGTAGCAGTGGGTGGTTTCAATATTATTGATCTACCCAAGCTGGCCGATATCTTACAGCGCCCTTGTATCGCGTTAATGCGAAAACCACCAGACATTCAAGCCATTGATAAAGCGCTGCAAAATTTTCCTGACTATCTACTGCGTAAAGAAACCCGGATGAAAGCTGGGAGTATCCATAACTACAATAACTTCCATTTTCAAGTACAGGGATGTGAACCGGAGATTGCCGCCCAGGTGTTAGAGCAAACCACTGACACTGGGTATGTCCCTGAAGCTCTACGTTTAGCCCATATGATTGGCGCGGCAGTAATGACCGGACAAAGTGGCAAACGCGCATAA
- a CDS encoding DUF1415 domain-containing protein, whose protein sequence is MEKAVTQAVEQWLTDVVVGLNLCPFARKPLRAGQIRLKVSPATGDEALLSDLLTELRRLDTTSESELLTTLLIIPNHLGKFSDYNQFLDLAEWLLERNDYVGTYQLASFHPDYQFAGTAAADAENLTNRAPYPILHLLREENLEKMIDLYPDPESIPENNIRRMESLSHEEKLKLFPYLFLQGNKK, encoded by the coding sequence ATGGAAAAAGCTGTTACTCAGGCGGTAGAACAATGGCTTACTGATGTGGTTGTCGGTCTCAACCTCTGCCCTTTCGCACGCAAACCTCTGCGTGCAGGGCAAATTCGACTCAAGGTGAGTCCTGCCACAGGAGACGAGGCGCTACTCAGTGATCTATTGACGGAGTTACGTCGGCTCGATACCACTTCGGAATCTGAATTGCTTACCACCTTATTGATTATCCCTAATCACCTAGGGAAATTCAGCGACTACAACCAGTTCCTGGATTTAGCAGAGTGGTTACTGGAACGCAACGACTATGTAGGCACCTATCAATTAGCCAGCTTCCACCCAGATTATCAATTTGCTGGCACTGCAGCCGCCGATGCAGAAAACCTAACTAATCGCGCACCCTATCCTATCTTACACCTGCTGAGAGAAGAAAACCTGGAAAAAATGATTGATCTATATCCAGATCCAGAGAGTATTCCAGAAAATAATATCCGTCGCATGGAATCATTAAGCCATGAGGAAAAACTAAAGTTATTTCCCTACTTATTTCTTCAGGGCAACAAGAAATAA
- a CDS encoding DUF2058 domain-containing protein translates to MASLQDQLLQAGLVDKKKAKQISKDKRKQQKVAKKSSQPQVDETKLAAQKVQAEKAARDRALNAERDAAAQQKAIAAQIKQLVEKNRQPYSGETTYNFTFDKKIKTIYVSEELRDHLIAGRLMIVVQGEQFELVPRVIAEKIAERNSDIVIRPAESSAVVDEDDPYADFQIPDDLMW, encoded by the coding sequence ATGGCCTCATTGCAAGACCAACTACTCCAGGCAGGACTTGTCGATAAAAAGAAAGCCAAACAAATCAGCAAAGATAAGCGGAAGCAACAGAAAGTTGCGAAGAAGTCTTCACAACCCCAGGTTGATGAAACAAAGCTCGCAGCACAAAAGGTTCAAGCAGAGAAAGCCGCTCGTGATCGCGCCCTCAATGCTGAGCGGGATGCGGCAGCGCAGCAAAAAGCTATTGCCGCACAAATCAAGCAATTGGTGGAAAAAAATCGCCAACCTTATTCGGGCGAAACTACTTACAATTTCACTTTCGACAAAAAAATCAAAACCATCTATGTCAGCGAAGAATTAAGGGATCACTTGATTGCGGGGCGCCTGATGATTGTTGTCCAGGGAGAACAATTTGAGCTGGTTCCACGGGTTATTGCCGAGAAAATTGCGGAGCGCAATAGCGATATCGTAATCAGGCCTGCTGAAAGTTCAGCAGTGGTAGATGAAGATGATCCCTATGCAGACTTTCAGATCCCCGATGATCTTATGTGGTAA
- a CDS encoding PaaI family thioesterase, with the protein MTNITDEVHRGAICDLRALQQPGLATFKRYIRGSLPGPPFWRLTGMTPTEAGLGKATYSMPITPWLADGTGIYWGGIYAMFADAPLASAIWTTLPAGKVLSTSELNMCFIRPITSSTQNIVGRATTVHSGSQVGLSSIQINDQEGRTLAFGSTRCLIADFPVNPDQELPMPDLGPTDTPDPYLRPPPKTFFCDMAHLSEQVPIELQRTTISEGRTHPIWMLTGYRAVEVENGRCISTMPSSPWFSNGTLSIYGGLLAWAADFTMGGAVYSTLPAGSIFATLDMHIRFARPAKLNSGDLILEAQVLHRGRQLRVSSCNIDTPSGKRVAIATGSALVIPGGAQMLTDGKEPDEIIATATSGKPWTP; encoded by the coding sequence ATGACCAATATTACCGACGAAGTTCATCGCGGAGCCATCTGTGACCTCAGAGCGTTACAACAACCCGGCCTAGCCACATTTAAACGCTATATTCGTGGCAGCTTACCTGGTCCCCCATTTTGGCGCCTAACCGGAATGACTCCCACTGAGGCAGGTCTGGGAAAGGCCACCTACTCCATGCCCATTACACCCTGGCTGGCCGATGGCACAGGAATCTATTGGGGAGGTATTTATGCCATGTTTGCGGACGCCCCCTTGGCATCCGCCATTTGGACCACCTTGCCAGCAGGGAAGGTACTGAGCACGTCAGAGTTAAATATGTGCTTTATCCGCCCCATCACCAGCAGCACCCAAAATATTGTAGGCAGAGCTACGACTGTTCATTCAGGTAGCCAGGTGGGGTTATCAAGTATCCAGATTAACGATCAGGAGGGGAGGACCTTGGCTTTCGGTAGTACCCGCTGCCTTATTGCCGACTTTCCAGTCAACCCAGATCAGGAACTGCCCATGCCTGACCTAGGGCCAACGGACACACCCGACCCCTATCTTCGCCCTCCCCCAAAAACGTTCTTCTGCGATATGGCACACTTATCAGAGCAGGTTCCCATAGAGCTCCAGCGAACCACTATCAGTGAAGGAAGAACCCACCCCATCTGGATGCTTACCGGCTACCGTGCAGTGGAAGTGGAAAATGGTCGCTGCATCTCGACAATGCCCTCATCCCCCTGGTTTTCCAATGGAACCCTATCCATCTACGGCGGCCTGTTGGCATGGGCAGCAGATTTCACTATGGGAGGTGCGGTTTACTCAACTTTACCTGCCGGATCAATTTTTGCCACCCTGGATATGCACATTCGCTTTGCACGTCCCGCAAAACTCAACAGCGGCGACTTGATTTTGGAAGCTCAGGTCCTCCACCGGGGACGGCAGCTAAGGGTATCGTCTTGCAATATTGATACTCCCAGTGGCAAGCGCGTTGCAATTGCTACCGGTTCAGCCCTGGTGATTCCAGGCGGCGCACAAATGCTGACTGACGGCAAAGAGCCCGATGAAATCATCGCAACCGCTACCTCAGGTAAGCCATGGACCCCTTAA